AATCGCTAATTGCTAATTGCTAGTTGCTAGTTGCTGCTGTTCACGGCGTAAAATCATCGCTCTCGCTCAGCCCCGCGGCAAAATTCGCCAATAAATCGGCCGCGCGGTCAATGTCGTCGAGCGAAATCATTTCCACCGCGCTGTGCATGTAGCGGTTGGGAATGCTCACCAAGCCTGCCGCCACGCCCGCCCGGCTAATTTGAATGGTGTTGGCGTCGGTTCCCGTGGCCCGGCCGCTGGCTGCCAGTTGATAGGGAATTTCGCTGGCTTTGGCCGCTTCGACCAGGCGTTCCACCACGCGCGGATTCATGTTCGGCCCGCGATAAATGACCGGCCCCTTGCCCAGCGCCACGTCTCCTTCCTGTTTTTTATCGACCGTCGGGCAATCCGTGGCGTGGGTCACGTCGACGGCAATGCCCACGTGCGGATTAATGCCGTACGCGCTGGTTTGCGCCCCGCGCAAACCAATTTCTTCCTGCACCGTGGAAACCGCATACAAAGCCACGTTCAATTTCTTTTGGCTCGCCCGCCGCAGCGCTTCGATGCACACCCACAGACCGGTTTTGTCGTCCATGGCCGGCGCATTGGCGAAATTGTTCCTCATCGCTTGATAACCCAACTGCAGCGTGACCGGGTCGCCGACGGAAACAATTCCCTCCGCCTCGGCCTTGTCTTTCGCGCCAATGTCCAGCCACATGTCTTTCAGCTTGACCACTTGCTTGCGTTCTTCTTCATTCAGCAAGTGAATCGCCTTCCGCGAAATCACTCCCGGCACGGGCCCTCCGGCCGTCCACACGGTCATCCGCTGGCCGACCAACTGCTGCGGATCCCACCCGCCGATGGTGTTGGCGTACAAAAACCCTTCCGCGTCGATGTGCTGCACCAGCATGCCAATCTGATCGCAGTGCCCGGCCAGCATCACCCGCAACTTGGCGTCAGGATTTTTCACGGCGATCACGTTGCCGTGCAGGTCGGTCGTCACCCGGTCGGCAAAATCGCCGACATACTGGCGAACCACCTCCTGCACCGGCCGCTCATATCCCGAAGGGCTGGGCGTTTCCAGAATTTTTTTGAAGAACTCGAGCGCCGCGGTGTCCATAGACGTTTAATGAGGCTTTCGTAATTGATCAATGATGATGACAGGCAGCAGAATCACAATGAGCATTGTGGAAAGAAGCATTGATAAAGGCAAACCAATGAATACCGGCAGAGACCAAGGAATCTGACGGTCGTTCAGCTGGAAAAGTTTTCCGAATGAGTGGCCTTGTCCGTTACGTTTGATTTCATACCAATACACAACAATCCCACCAATCCAACAGGCGACGGCTACGATCAACAAGGCGATAATTGCAGGCGTCATAAACTGCCCACCAAGTCGCTTGACGAAATCACAGCCCGCATTCTAGCATGGCACGTTCGATCC
This window of the Pirellulales bacterium genome carries:
- a CDS encoding M42 family metallopeptidase, which translates into the protein MDTAALEFFKKILETPSPSGYERPVQEVVRQYVGDFADRVTTDLHGNVIAVKNPDAKLRVMLAGHCDQIGMLVQHIDAEGFLYANTIGGWDPQQLVGQRMTVWTAGGPVPGVISRKAIHLLNEEERKQVVKLKDMWLDIGAKDKAEAEGIVSVGDPVTLQLGYQAMRNNFANAPAMDDKTGLWVCIEALRRASQKKLNVALYAVSTVQEEIGLRGAQTSAYGINPHVGIAVDVTHATDCPTVDKKQEGDVALGKGPVIYRGPNMNPRVVERLVEAAKASEIPYQLAASGRATGTDANTIQISRAGVAAGLVSIPNRYMHSAVEMISLDDIDRAADLLANFAAGLSESDDFTP